A single window of Melospiza georgiana isolate bMelGeo1 chromosome 6, bMelGeo1.pri, whole genome shotgun sequence DNA harbors:
- the LOC131084234 gene encoding probable serine/threonine-protein kinase pats1 isoform X2: protein MAQPRACQEQEDRLHEVNLSTQRLRVLPPSVLSNTMLESLDLDRNKLRSITGISKLCNLKKLILSKNEFVDFPNEIQSLVCLERLELNQNQIRIIPEGVFSHLPRLKHLRLNNNRLCALPRDLAACGGSLQYLNISNNLFRTFPQPVLQLARLQELHVQNNALRQLPRELFQGQSLKTFKASGNPLREPPSEVCAGGIRQIRNYFSQLQHSSGQEDKRVKTMFLGASLAGKSTICRSLKQGRSKLVPKEERTVGIEISEFQIEDFTFLFWDFAGQLEYYMTHHVFITPQALVILVINLHMYQTNDKTFKELVGFWINNLSMRVPNSVVLPVGTHVDCCQEQEILNFVAVNCTDHRAIRKLEATILKHVRNEELFPEVVRVLPPVYRQVEAAIAAIAGSEEVADHGMMDLQYLLSKLSQSENLASLSRELLQDILRYLHRIGLVVWYEEIKHLESTVFLQPTFLITMFKLLVRHQLVQQLESISLETLIGEHATIRDRANWVWTFKSKAMLCHQAVRALVKHQLCSEGMRDVFEEIMGLRPHRGRGKLFSLLEHFELCMEVKHTEALNPQAREFVPGKPWETTQSQGKSWYLFPTYLNQTEEVSEVWGGDHSEDLHIRAYFSPEIPEGFFQRFLVKACSFYSTHWVAKVTCLLVCNGKPLLIKENNQRAYSYLELRSRKPSERTGFQFAWDFLVAVVLITQKLAEEWPGLHVCVKSPCRTSGCPAEFLWPDMDGTGATTKEDVKTCGTCGHRFGAELLLPKVPRPLEELPAQPSAHYYVTSYGTTTFGPSSIQVTRQVRTLLPLLAQGPTVMARLLK from the exons Atggcccagcccagagcct gtcaggagcaggaggacagaTTGCATGAAGTGAATCTCTCTACCCAGAGGCTGCGTGTGCTCCCTCCCTCAGTCCTGAGCAATACCATGCTGGAGAGCCTTGACCTCGACAGGAACAAGCTCAGGAGCATCACTGGCATTTCTAAGCTTTGCAACCTCAAGAAGCTGATACTGTCCAAGAATGAGTTTGTGGACTTTCCCAATGAAATCCAGAGCCTGGTCTGTTTGGAGAGGCTTGAGCTGAATCAGAACCAAATCCGGATCATCCCAGAGGGGGTTTTCTCCCATCTTCCCAGGCTTAAGCACCTGCGGCTGAACAACAACCGTCTGTGTGCCCTCCCCAGGGACCTGGCAGCTTGTGGGGGCAGCCTCCAGTACCTGAACATCTCCAACAACCTGTTCCGCACCTTCCCGCAGCCCGTCCTGCAGCTGGCACGCTTACAGGAGCTCCATGTGCAGAACAACGCCCTCCGCCAGCTCCCCAGGGAGCTCTTCCAGGGACAGTCCCTGAAGACGTTTAAGGCCAGCGGGAACCCTCTCCGCGAGCCGCCCAGTGAAGTGTGTGCTGGTGGCATTCGGCAGATCCGCAATTACTTCAGCCAGCTTCAGCATAGTTCGGGGCAGGAGGACAAGAGGGTCAAGACCATGTTCCTGGGGGCCTCACTGGCAGGGAAGTCCACCATCTGCAGGAGCCTGAAGCAAGGGCGATCCAAACTGGTGCCCAAGGAAGAGCGAACAGTTGGGATAGAGATCAGTGAGTTCCAGATTGAGGACTTCACATTTCTCTTCTGGGATTTTGCTGGCCAGCTGGAATACTACATGACTCACCATGTGTTCATCACCCCACAGGCGCTCGTCATCCTCGTCATCAATCTTCACAT gTACCAAACTAATGACAAAACTTTCAAGGAGCTGGTTGGTTTCTGGATCAACAACCTGTCCATGCGAGTCCCAAACTCAGTGGTGCTTCCTGTGGGAACCCATGTGgactgctgccaggagcaggag ATTTTAAACTTCGTTGCTGTCAACTGCACGGATCACCGTGCCATCAGGAAGCTCGAGGCCACTATTTTGAAGCATGTGAGGAACGAGGAGCTCTTCCCGGAGGTTGTCCGAGTGCTGCCGCCCGTCTACCGGCAGGTGGAAGCTGCCATCGCGGCTATTGCAGGGAGCGAGGAGGTGGCAGACCACG GCATGATGGACCTCCAATACCTGCTCAGCAAACTCTCCCAGAGTGAGAACTTGGCCAGCCTGAGCAGAGAGCTCCTCCAGGACATCTTGCGGTACCTCCACCGCATCGGGCTCGTCGTGTGGTATGAGGAAATCAAGCACTTGGAAAGCACCGTCTTCCTCCAGCCTACATTTCTGATAACCATGTTCAAG CTGCTGGTGCGGCACCAGCTCgtccagcagctggagagcatCTCTTTGGAGACGCTGATCGGGGAACACGCCACCATCAGAGACAGGGCCAACTGGGTGTGGACCTTCAAGTCCAAGGCAATGCTGTGCCACCAGGCTGTGCGTGCCTTGGTGAAGCACCAGCTCTGTTCGGAAGGCATGCGGGATGTCTTTGAGGAAATCATGGGACTCAGGCCTcacagagggagagggaagctCTTCAGCCTCCTGGAGCACTTTGAGCTCTGCATGGAGGTGAAGCACACTGAGGCACTCAACCCACAGGCCAGGGAGTTTGTGCCTGGGAAGCCATGGGAGACAACACAGAGCCAAGGCAAGTCCTGGTACTTGTTCCCAACCTATCTGAACCAGACAGAGGAAGTGTCTGAGGTCTGGGGAGGAGATCACTCCGAGGACCTCCACATCCGTGCCTACTTCTCACCTGAAATACCTGAGGGCTTCTTCCAGAG GTTCCTGGTGAAAGCTTGCTCCTTCTATTCCACACACTGGGTGGCCAAGGTGACCTGCCTGCTTGTATGCAATGGCAAACCTCTGCTGATCAAAGAGAATAACCAGAGGGCCTACAGCTACCTGGAGCTCCGCAGCAGAAAGCCATCAGAAAGGACAG GGTTCCAGTTTGCCTGGGATTTCCTCGTGGCAGTTGTGCTCATCACCCAGAAGCTCGCTGAGGAGTGGCCGGGGCTGCACGTGTGTGTGAAGTCTCCCTGCCGAACGTCCGGCTGCCCCGCGGAGTTCCTCTGGCCAGACATggatggcacaggtgccac GACAAAGGAAGACGTTAAAACCTGCGGGACGTGTGGGCACCGCTTtggtgcagagctgctcctgcccaaaG TACCCAGGCCACTGgaggagctcccagcacagccctctgctCACTATTACGTGACAAGCTACGGGACCACCACCTTTGGGCCCAGCAGCATCCAGGTCACTCGGCAGGTAAGGACACTGCTACCCCTCCTTGCCCAGGGACCAACAGTGATGGCCAGGCTCCTGAAATGA
- the LOC131084234 gene encoding probable serine/threonine-protein kinase pats1 isoform X5, whose protein sequence is MLESLDLDRNKLRSITGISKLCNLKKLILSKNEFVDFPNEIQSLVCLERLELNQNQIRIIPEGVFSHLPRLKHLRLNNNRLCALPRDLAACGGSLQYLNISNNLFRTFPQPVLQLARLQELHVQNNALRQLPRELFQGQSLKTFKASGNPLREPPSEVCAGGIRQIRNYFSQLQHSSGQEDKRVKTMFLGASLAGKSTICRSLKQGRSKLVPKEERTVGIEISEFQIEDFTFLFWDFAGQLEYYMTHHVFITPQALVILVINLHMYQTNDKTFKELVGFWINNLSMRVPNSVVLPVGTHVDCCQEQEILNFVAVNCTDHRAIRKLEATILKHVRNEELFPEVVRVLPPVYRQVEAAIAAIAGSEEVADHGMMDLQYLLSKLSQSENLASLSRELLQDILRYLHRIGLVVWYEEIKHLESTVFLQPTFLITMFKLLVRHQLVQQLESISLETLIGEHATIRDRANWVWTFKSKAMLCHQAVRALVKHQLCSEGMRDVFEEIMGLRPHRGRGKLFSLLEHFELCMEVKHTEALNPQAREFVPGKPWETTQSQGKSWYLFPTYLNQTEEVSEVWGGDHSEDLHIRAYFSPEIPEGFFQRFLVKACSFYSTHWVAKVTCLLVCNGKPLLIKENNQRAYSYLELRSRKPSERTGFQFAWDFLVAVVLITQKLAEEWPGLHVCVKSPCRTSGCPAEFLWPDMDGTGATTKEDVKTCGTCGHRFGAELLLPKVPRPLEELPAQPSAHYYVTSYGTTTFGPSSIQVTRQVRTLLPLLAQGPTVMARLLK, encoded by the exons ATGCTGGAGAGCCTTGACCTCGACAGGAACAAGCTCAGGAGCATCACTGGCATTTCTAAGCTTTGCAACCTCAAGAAGCTGATACTGTCCAAGAATGAGTTTGTGGACTTTCCCAATGAAATCCAGAGCCTGGTCTGTTTGGAGAGGCTTGAGCTGAATCAGAACCAAATCCGGATCATCCCAGAGGGGGTTTTCTCCCATCTTCCCAGGCTTAAGCACCTGCGGCTGAACAACAACCGTCTGTGTGCCCTCCCCAGGGACCTGGCAGCTTGTGGGGGCAGCCTCCAGTACCTGAACATCTCCAACAACCTGTTCCGCACCTTCCCGCAGCCCGTCCTGCAGCTGGCACGCTTACAGGAGCTCCATGTGCAGAACAACGCCCTCCGCCAGCTCCCCAGGGAGCTCTTCCAGGGACAGTCCCTGAAGACGTTTAAGGCCAGCGGGAACCCTCTCCGCGAGCCGCCCAGTGAAGTGTGTGCTGGTGGCATTCGGCAGATCCGCAATTACTTCAGCCAGCTTCAGCATAGTTCGGGGCAGGAGGACAAGAGGGTCAAGACCATGTTCCTGGGGGCCTCACTGGCAGGGAAGTCCACCATCTGCAGGAGCCTGAAGCAAGGGCGATCCAAACTGGTGCCCAAGGAAGAGCGAACAGTTGGGATAGAGATCAGTGAGTTCCAGATTGAGGACTTCACATTTCTCTTCTGGGATTTTGCTGGCCAGCTGGAATACTACATGACTCACCATGTGTTCATCACCCCACAGGCGCTCGTCATCCTCGTCATCAATCTTCACAT gTACCAAACTAATGACAAAACTTTCAAGGAGCTGGTTGGTTTCTGGATCAACAACCTGTCCATGCGAGTCCCAAACTCAGTGGTGCTTCCTGTGGGAACCCATGTGgactgctgccaggagcaggag ATTTTAAACTTCGTTGCTGTCAACTGCACGGATCACCGTGCCATCAGGAAGCTCGAGGCCACTATTTTGAAGCATGTGAGGAACGAGGAGCTCTTCCCGGAGGTTGTCCGAGTGCTGCCGCCCGTCTACCGGCAGGTGGAAGCTGCCATCGCGGCTATTGCAGGGAGCGAGGAGGTGGCAGACCACG GCATGATGGACCTCCAATACCTGCTCAGCAAACTCTCCCAGAGTGAGAACTTGGCCAGCCTGAGCAGAGAGCTCCTCCAGGACATCTTGCGGTACCTCCACCGCATCGGGCTCGTCGTGTGGTATGAGGAAATCAAGCACTTGGAAAGCACCGTCTTCCTCCAGCCTACATTTCTGATAACCATGTTCAAG CTGCTGGTGCGGCACCAGCTCgtccagcagctggagagcatCTCTTTGGAGACGCTGATCGGGGAACACGCCACCATCAGAGACAGGGCCAACTGGGTGTGGACCTTCAAGTCCAAGGCAATGCTGTGCCACCAGGCTGTGCGTGCCTTGGTGAAGCACCAGCTCTGTTCGGAAGGCATGCGGGATGTCTTTGAGGAAATCATGGGACTCAGGCCTcacagagggagagggaagctCTTCAGCCTCCTGGAGCACTTTGAGCTCTGCATGGAGGTGAAGCACACTGAGGCACTCAACCCACAGGCCAGGGAGTTTGTGCCTGGGAAGCCATGGGAGACAACACAGAGCCAAGGCAAGTCCTGGTACTTGTTCCCAACCTATCTGAACCAGACAGAGGAAGTGTCTGAGGTCTGGGGAGGAGATCACTCCGAGGACCTCCACATCCGTGCCTACTTCTCACCTGAAATACCTGAGGGCTTCTTCCAGAG GTTCCTGGTGAAAGCTTGCTCCTTCTATTCCACACACTGGGTGGCCAAGGTGACCTGCCTGCTTGTATGCAATGGCAAACCTCTGCTGATCAAAGAGAATAACCAGAGGGCCTACAGCTACCTGGAGCTCCGCAGCAGAAAGCCATCAGAAAGGACAG GGTTCCAGTTTGCCTGGGATTTCCTCGTGGCAGTTGTGCTCATCACCCAGAAGCTCGCTGAGGAGTGGCCGGGGCTGCACGTGTGTGTGAAGTCTCCCTGCCGAACGTCCGGCTGCCCCGCGGAGTTCCTCTGGCCAGACATggatggcacaggtgccac GACAAAGGAAGACGTTAAAACCTGCGGGACGTGTGGGCACCGCTTtggtgcagagctgctcctgcccaaaG TACCCAGGCCACTGgaggagctcccagcacagccctctgctCACTATTACGTGACAAGCTACGGGACCACCACCTTTGGGCCCAGCAGCATCCAGGTCACTCGGCAGGTAAGGACACTGCTACCCCTCCTTGCCCAGGGACCAACAGTGATGGCCAGGCTCCTGAAATGA